The Amblyomma americanum isolate KBUSLIRL-KWMA chromosome 5, ASM5285725v1, whole genome shotgun sequence genome window below encodes:
- the LOC144134778 gene encoding uncharacterized protein LOC144134778 gives MHRFPQGEKNKLVRQHWIANLQRKDFNPGSSARVCSVHFIDGRPSKDNPYPTLHLGTPTAHHKGRRKLVRHDVKPLEPETCSTAEPLSHHLSDEQDEESAAADDLLPINIATEDVSHRREGAESLVDGCLACGCRCKITETSEKGTQVEPAAAHDHLYATTRRQAPVTADSACQTIFSAYSTLAPSHFRFFTGLSKVVFDELVRTLSTIVKSPFTMPFEDQILLTLMRLRLGLLLNDLSLRFGASTAAISRIFCFIVTKLAKFAREFLVFWLPRTAIRRTLPYVFEENYSVTCIVDCFEIFIDRPGQLHRRNTTYSSYKSHNTAKILHVIAPSGFIMFLSKPYGGRASDRFITLDSGFLNHLTQGDEVLADRGFNIDDLLPPSVKVSLPSFSKGRPQICRSDVVSSRRLARLRIHVERSIRRLKCFRILKQFPASIFTKKPFANDVIVAIAGLCNLQPNLIRDHGDASEPGAQSPSHPGKQLEVVDNTPE, from the exons ATGCATAGATTTCCGCAAGGAGAGAAGAACAAGTTGGTACGACAGCACTGGATTGCGAATCTACAGAGGAAAGACTTCAACCCCGGCTCATCGGCTAGG GTATGCTCAGTTCATTTCATTGATGGGCGTCCCTCTAAAGACAACCCGTACCCAACACTGCACCTTGGAACACCG ACTGCTCACCACAAGGGAAGAAGGAAGCTGGTGCGGCACGATGTCAAACCTTTGGAGCCTGAGACCTGTTCAACAGCTGAACCTTTGTCACACCATTTATCAGACGAGCAAGatgaagagagtgctgcagctgATGATCTCCTGCCTATCAACATTGCAACAGAGGATGTATCACATAG GAGAGAAGGAGCTGAGAGTCTCGTTGATGGCTGCTTGGCCTGTGGCTGCAGATGCAAGATTACCGAAACATCAGAAAAAGGAACTCAAGTGGAGCCAGCGGCTGCTCATGACCATTTGTATGCAACCACTCGCAGGCAGGCCCCGGTCACTGCAGACAGTGCTTGCCAGACTATATTCAGTGCATACTCAACTCTTGCACCAAGTCACTTCCGCTTCTTTACAGGTCTGTCAAAAGTAGTATTTGACGAACTAGTTCGGACTCTTTCCACTATTGTGAAGAGCCCTTTCACAATGCCCTTTGAGGACCAAATCCTACTTACACTGATGCGGCTGCGTCTTGGCCTGTTGCTTAATGACCTTAGCTTACGTTTTGGtgcatccactgcagccattagCAGGATTTTCTGCTTCATTGTAACAAAACTTGCCAAGTTTGCCAGAGAGTTCTTAGTGTTCTGGCTGCCAAGAACAGCAATCAGGAGGACATTGCCTTATGTTTTTGAGGAGAATTACTCCGTAACTTGCATTGTGGACTGTTTCGAAATTTTCATTGACAGACCTGGGCAACTGCACCGAAGAAATACAACTTACAGTTCCTACAAATCGCACAATACGGCCAAAATTCTTCACGTCATTGCACCAAGTGGGTTTATTATGTTTTTGTCAAAACCGTATGGTGGCCGTGCAAGCGATCGTTTCATCACTTTGGACAGTGGTTTTTTAAACCACCTGACGCAAGGCGACGAAGTCCTCGCTGACCGTGGCTTTAACATAGATGACCTGCTCCCACCATCTGTTAAAGTTTCACTCCCAAGCTTTTCCAAAGGCCGGCCGCAGATTTGTCGTTCAGATGTAGTAAGTTCGCGTCGCCTGGCAAGGCTTCGGATTCATGTTGAGCGATCAATAAGGCGTCTCAAATGCTTCAGGATTTTGAAGCAATTCCCTGCTAGTATATTCACAAAGAAACCCTTCGCAAATGATGTAATTGTTGCCATCGCTGGGCTCTGCAACCTGCAACCGAATTTGATTAGAGATCATGGTGATGCGTCAGAACCTGGTGCTCAGTCACCATCGCATCCAGGCAAGCAGCTGGAAGTGGTAGACAACACACCTGAATGA
- the LOC144133956 gene encoding uncharacterized protein LOC144133956 codes for MVEMPDTDGKPSLNYRGFAEGSNLLDSGHVGVALYQQKNGVKCIKANIRSSQTVSRTYQTQINFGQPFSASCTCKAGLSERCSHICALLMKVVEATSKGLTGQSSTDKACAWNAATAKNVTPATMEVVYCHKKTQSKTQQFLSEKEMLLHFEKCPLDVSKLQNTMLHTVLKPRRKLPAGGDEDGRAFLQQEHGQHDCKRLCQLCQDFFVTNVLLSPEQAATLANHPQGSAAWHKERFLRITASEARSIPIKAAPEKWVSKHIHPSFYGNASTRYGRESEAKARAWYKKTKTTDVVECGLIIRPATSWLGASPDGIIPDSDTVLEIKCPTPLTVQKHGSLDALFKSGKYDVIKKENKLTLSKAGKNRYYLQVQLQLFCCERSRCDFVIWAPNEAYIIEVPYDKEFISKQVAHLEDFYFSHLLPAVVDSKQ; via the exons ATGGTTGAAATGCCTGACACAGATGGCAAACCATCCCTCAACTACAGAGGATttgctgaaggcagcaacctgctTGACAGTGGCCATGTTGGCGTGGCACTGTACCAGCAGAAAAATGGCGTGAAGTGCATCAAGGCAAACATCAGGTCGTCGCAAACAGTGAGCAGGACGTACCAAACACAAATAAATTTTGGACAACCTTTCTCAGCAAGTTGCACATGCAAAGCGGGGCTAAGTGAGCGGTGCAGCCATATTTGTGCACTGCTCATGAAGGTTGTCGAGGCAACATCCAAGGGGCTCACCGGACAGTCATCAACTGACAAAGCGTGTGCATGGAATGCGGCAACAGCGAAGAATGTCACCCCAGCAACAATGGAGGTAGTTTATTGCCATAAGAAAACACAATCGAAGACGCAGCAGTTTTTATCTGAAAAGGAGATGCTCCTTCACTTCGAAAAATGCCCTCTCGACGTCAGCAAGCTTCAGAACACCATGCTACACACTGTTCTGAAGCCACGCCGGAAACTACCCGCAGGTGGTGATGAAGATGGCCGTGCAT TTCTCCAGCAAGAGCATGGCCAGCATGACTGCAAGCGGCTGTGCCAGTTATGCCAAGATTTCTTCGTCACCAATGTGCTGCTGTCTCCTGAGCAGGCTGCAACACTGGCAAACCACCCTCAGGGAAGTGCAGCATGGCACAAAGAACGTTTCTTGAGGATAACTGCCAGTGAGGCCCGTAGCATTCCCATCAAAGCTGCCCCTGAGAAGTGGGTATCAAAGCACATACACCCAAGCTTCTATGGTAATGCCAGCACACG GTATGGAAGAGAGTCAGAAGCAAAAGCCCGTGCCTGGTACAAGAAAACAAAGACCACGGACGTTGTGGAATGTGGCCTTATCATCCGGCCTGCCACTTCATGGCTTGGAGCCAGCCCTGATGGCATAATTCCAGACTCGGACACAGTGCTGGAAATAAAGTGCCcgacaccactgactgtgcaaAAGCATGGTAGCCTTGATGCCCTGTTCAAGAGCGGAAAATATGACGTGATTAAGAAGGAGAACAAACTCACACTCAGCAAGGCCGGGAAGAACAGATATTACCTGCAAGTACAGTTGCAGCTGTTCTGCTGCGAGAGAAGTCGGTGCGACTTCGTGATTTGGGCACCGAACGAGGCATATATTATCGAGGTGCCCTATGACAAGGAGTTCATAAGTAAGCAAGTGGCACATCTTGAGGACTTCTATTTTTCACACCTGCTGCCAGCAGTTGTTGACAGCAAGCAATGA